GTCGAGCAGCAGATCGAGCGGACCAGGGGCAAGCTCACGGCGTTCCTGGACCTGCTCGCCGCCTGAACGCCGGAAATGCGGTGCAACAGGGGCAGGCGTAACAATGAGGGACTATCCGCGCGATCGGAGTAGACCCATGGACGACTATCCGCTCCTGAACCTCTTCCTGACCATGATGTACGTGTTCCTGTGGGTGCTGTGGTTCTTCCTGCTCTTCAAAGTGGTCACGGACATCTTCCAGGACCACTCGCTGAGCGGATGGGCCAAGGCGGCCTGGGTGATCTTCGTGATCGTCCTGCCCTACGTGGGCGTTCTCGTCTACCTGATCGCCCGCGGCAAGGGCATGGGACGGCGTGAGGCCAAGCAGGCGGAGGAACGCGAAGCGGCTTTCAAGCAGTACGTGAAGCAGGCCGCCCGCGACGAGGGGGACACGGGTGCCGGCACCGGCCACGTGACCGACCTGGCCAAACTCGCCGACCTCAAGGACAGGGGTCACCTCAGCCAGGAGGAGTACGAGAAGGCCAAGCAGAAGCTGCTCGCCTGACCCGGGAACGGATCGCGACGGCCGCCACGTCCGCTTCACGCCTGACCCGTGAACGGTTCGCGACGGCCGTCACGTGCGCTTCGTGAGCCGGCGGGCCCTGGGCACCACGACCGGGGAGCCGTCGCCCGGTGCGCCGAGGATGTCGGCGTCCACTCCGTAGAGCTCCTTCACCAGGGCCTCGTCGACGGTCTCGTCCGGCCTGCCGGAGGCGACGACGCGTCCGTCCTTCATGGCGACGAGCAGGTCCGCGTAGCGGGCCGCGGCCGCCAGGTCGTGCTGCACCATGACGACGGTGCGGCCGGTGGCGGCGACCTCCCTCACCAGTTCCAGGACGTCCACGGCGTGGCCGAGGTCGAGGGCGCTGGTGGGTTCGTCGAGCAGGACGACCGGGGTGTGCTGGGCGAGGACCATGGCGAGCCAGCAGCGCTGGCGCTGGCCGCCGGAGAGCCTGTCCAGGCGTTCGGCGGCCAGTCGCGTCGTCCCGGTGGCCTCCAGTGCGTCGCGTACGGCGTTCTCGTCCTTCTTCGACCACTGGCGCAGCAGGCCCTGCTGGGGGTGGCGGCCGTAGCGGACGAGTCCGGCCACGGTGACGGCCTCGGGTGCGCGGGGTGACTGGGGCAGCAGCGCGACACGGTGGGCGGCAGGGCGGCGGCCGAGTTCCCAGATGTCCTCGCCCCCGACACGGACGGTGCCCGATGCGGGGCGGTGCAGGCGGGCGACGGCGCGCAGCAGGGTGGACTTCCCGCAGCCGTTGGGGCCCACGATCGCGACGACCTGCCCGGCGGGGACGGTGAGGTCGACGTCCTCGACGACCGGGCGGCCGGGGTATCCGGCGTGGAGCGCGGTGACTTCGAGACCGGGGGCGGTCTCGCGGGGTGAGTCGGTCATGGCGTGGGTCAGGCCTTTCCGGTGGCACGGTCCGGGCGGAGGAGGACCCAGAGCAGGAAGGGGCCGCCGAGGACGCTGGTGACGACGCCGACGGGCAGTTCGACGGGTGCGGCGACGCGTCCCAGGGCGTCGGCGGCGGCGATCAGGGCCGCACCGGTCAGTGCGGAACCGGTGACCGGGACCCGGGTGGGTCCGGCCAACCGCTGGGCCAGGATCGGTGCGGCGAGGGCGACGAAGGCGATGGGGCCACCGACGCCGACGGCCGTGCCCGCGAGGGCGACGGCGAGGGCGAGGGCGACGGCACGCAGCCGGCGCAGGTCGACGCCGAGCGAAGCCGCCACGTCGTCGTCGAAGCGCAGCAGTTGCAGCCGGTGGCCCACGGCCAGGGCGAGCGGGACCAGGAGGAGCAGGACGAGGGCGAGCGGCGTACCGACGGCCCAGTCGCGGCCGTTGAGGCTTCCGACGGCCCAGAGGAAGACTCCGCCGGCGGTGTTGTCGTTCTCGCGGGACATGATCAGGTCGCTCACCGCGCCGATGAACGTGGAGACGCCGATGCCGGTCACCAGGACGCGGTAGCCGGCGCTTCCGGCGCCGCCCGCGCACAGGACGACGACCGCGGCGGCCGCGACGGCGCCGATCGGGCCGAGCCACCAGGCGCCGACCATGCCGGTGGTGGAGCCCGCCGCGGCGGCGACGACGGCCGCCGTGGCGCCGTCGTTGACACCGACCAGATCGGGGGTGGCGAGGCGGTTGCCGGCGAGGGTCTGGGTGAGGCAGCCGGCGATGCCGAGGGCGGCGCCGACCATGAGGCCGGCGAAGACGCGGGGCAGCCGGAAGTCCCGCACGATCATGACGGTTCCCGGGTCGCCGGTGCCGAGGAGCCCGGACAGGGTGTCCGACAGGCTCATCCCGGTCGAACTGGCCATCACCGCGAGGGCGGTGAGGACGACGACGGCCGGCAGGAGGAGCGCGGCGGCGAGCACGCTGCGGCGCGGGAGGAGCCAGGAGAGCGTACCGCCACGGAGCACGGTGCTGTCGGGGGGCGTGACGTCGACCGCGCCGGGACGCGGCGCTTCCGGAAAGTGTCGCGCGGGGGCGGTTGTCGGGTCGGTCATGCCTCGG
The DNA window shown above is from Streptomyces sp. Alt3 and carries:
- a CDS encoding SHOCT domain-containing protein; the encoded protein is MDDYPLLNLFLTMMYVFLWVLWFFLLFKVVTDIFQDHSLSGWAKAAWVIFVIVLPYVGVLVYLIARGKGMGRREAKQAEEREAAFKQYVKQAARDEGDTGAGTGHVTDLAKLADLKDRGHLSQEEYEKAKQKLLA
- a CDS encoding ABC transporter ATP-binding protein, encoding MTDSPRETAPGLEVTALHAGYPGRPVVEDVDLTVPAGQVVAIVGPNGCGKSTLLRAVARLHRPASGTVRVGGEDIWELGRRPAAHRVALLPQSPRAPEAVTVAGLVRYGRHPQQGLLRQWSKKDENAVRDALEATGTTRLAAERLDRLSGGQRQRCWLAMVLAQHTPVVLLDEPTSALDLGHAVDVLELVREVAATGRTVVMVQHDLAAAARYADLLVAMKDGRVVASGRPDETVDEALVKELYGVDADILGAPGDGSPVVVPRARRLTKRT
- a CDS encoding FecCD family ABC transporter permease, producing the protein MTDPTTAPARHFPEAPRPGAVDVTPPDSTVLRGGTLSWLLPRRSVLAAALLLPAVVVLTALAVMASSTGMSLSDTLSGLLGTGDPGTVMIVRDFRLPRVFAGLMVGAALGIAGCLTQTLAGNRLATPDLVGVNDGATAAVVAAAAGSTTGMVGAWWLGPIGAVAAAAVVVLCAGGAGSAGYRVLVTGIGVSTFIGAVSDLIMSRENDNTAGGVFLWAVGSLNGRDWAVGTPLALVLLLLVPLALAVGHRLQLLRFDDDVAASLGVDLRRLRAVALALAVALAGTAVGVGGPIAFVALAAPILAQRLAGPTRVPVTGSALTGAALIAAADALGRVAAPVELPVGVVTSVLGGPFLLWVLLRPDRATGKA